In one window of Candidatus Avedoeria danica DNA:
- a CDS encoding class I SAM-dependent methyltransferase, translating to MPPPSLWPHAATPLYDTIGRTYAHHRRPDPRIGARLTAALAGARSVLNVGAGTGSYEPTDRPVVAVEPSTVMLAQRPPGTAPAVRARAEALPFPDRAFDAVLAVLTLHHWTDRAAGLAECARVARERVVLLTFDPEAGGFWLTRDYLPQFAAADRRVFPPIAAYAEAFGAGVRVEVEAVPVPRDCVDGFLGAYWARPAAYLDPAVRAGISSFASLGTEAGLERLRGDLASGVWEERHRDVLGVDELDIGYRLVVAERRSLADGAARTSAKPRQ from the coding sequence GTGCCGCCACCGAGCCTTTGGCCCCATGCCGCCACCCCCCTCTACGACACCATCGGCCGCACCTACGCCCACCACCGCCGCCCCGACCCCCGCATCGGCGCCCGCCTGACGGCCGCCCTCGCCGGCGCCCGCTCGGTCCTCAACGTCGGCGCCGGAACGGGCTCCTACGAGCCCACCGACCGCCCCGTCGTCGCGGTCGAACCATCGACCGTCATGCTCGCCCAGCGCCCGCCCGGCACCGCCCCGGCCGTGCGCGCCCGCGCCGAGGCGCTGCCGTTCCCGGACCGGGCCTTCGACGCCGTGCTGGCCGTCCTCACGCTCCACCACTGGACGGATCGTGCGGCCGGGCTCGCCGAGTGCGCGCGCGTGGCGCGCGAGCGCGTCGTGCTACTCACGTTCGACCCGGAGGCCGGCGGCTTCTGGCTCACGCGCGACTACCTGCCGCAGTTCGCGGCGGCGGACCGGCGGGTCTTCCCGCCCATAGCGGCGTACGCCGAGGCGTTCGGCGCCGGCGTGCGTGTCGAGGTCGAGGCCGTACCGGTCCCACGTGACTGCGTCGACGGCTTCCTCGGCGCGTACTGGGCGCGGCCCGCGGCGTACCTCGACCCGGCGGTGCGGGCCGGGATCTCGTCGTTCGCGAGCCTGGGGACCGAGGCGGGCTTGGAGCGCCTGCGCGGTGATCTGGCGTCCGGGGTGTGGGAGGAGCGGCACCGGGATGTACTTGGGGTGGACGAGCTGGACATCGGGTATCGGCTGGTCGTGGCCGAACGGAGGTCTCTGGCGGACGGGGCGGCCCGGACATCCGCCAAGCCGCGGCAGTAA
- a CDS encoding DUF2251 domain-containing protein: MPSAVVAEVSITVGVPVVVEAPAPSTHYGAVFEDDGDTGYFYGLDFTLEDQPVVDARHIYNVAQVTDRATPSVVQIVWSADGLKTALIVNRFPHAVIDFAARRSYCRTEFPPPSEAWSANGVAWDDAALDLFR; the protein is encoded by the coding sequence GTGCCGTCAGCCGTCGTTGCGGAGGTGTCGATCACCGTAGGTGTACCTGTCGTCGTCGAGGCGCCGGCACCGAGCACGCACTACGGGGCGGTGTTCGAGGACGACGGCGACACGGGGTACTTCTACGGGCTGGACTTCACCCTTGAGGACCAGCCGGTCGTGGACGCGCGCCACATCTACAACGTCGCGCAGGTCACCGACCGGGCGACGCCATCGGTGGTCCAGATCGTGTGGTCGGCGGACGGCCTGAAGACGGCGCTCATCGTCAACCGCTTCCCGCACGCGGTCATCGACTTCGCCGCCCGGCGATCGTACTGCCGGACCGAGTTCCCGCCGCCGAGCGAGGCGTGGTCGGCCAATGGGGTGGCATGGGACGACGCTGCGCTGGATCTGTTCCGCTGA
- a CDS encoding elongation factor G, translating to MKEYSADKIRNIALVGHSGAGKTQLTEAFLYLTKVTTRMGRPEEGNTVSDFDAEEHRRGISISSSVIPVEYEGHKLNFLDTPGYADLVGNVKSALTAAETALLVVDAVAGVEVGTELAWQMADELGLAKAVVLNKMDRDNANWKAVLGQLRESFPDARFVPLQVPIGQSATFNGVYRLISKTASMGAEGKAGDAPPDVLAEADDLREQLVEAAAEGDDALIMKFLDGETLTPDEIRHGLQEGAKAGKYVPVYFAAADSGIGIHALLHQIITAAPSPVDARPVAAERAGKPVELTADGSGPLAVRVFKTMADPYVGKLQYLRVVSGTLTADSKLWNANQGEEERIGPLYVVRGKEQMTVGRLVAGDVGAVAKLHHTHTFDTLTDKDGAVTLPAISLPQPLYAVALHPESQADGGKIGPSLQRLVEEDPTYRTEVNAHTHELTLSGMGEAHIDVAVRQLKDKFGVKVTTTVPKVPYMETITRTASAQYRHKKQTGGAGQFAEVHLRVEPAEQGAGFSYASQIVGGSISHSFIPSIEKGIRQVLPLGVIAACPVVDVKAIVFDGKEHPVDSKDIAFQIAGREAFKAAVRDAGPVLLEPVFDVSVVVPSAQMGDILSDMNTRRGMVQGTEQIGNKAVVNAQVPLAEIQRYATDLRSMTQGRGYFTAAFAHYARMPHGAAELVIAERSKDLVHHDD from the coding sequence ATGAAAGAGTACAGCGCGGACAAGATTCGCAACATCGCCTTGGTGGGGCACAGCGGCGCGGGCAAGACGCAACTCACCGAGGCGTTTTTGTACCTGACGAAGGTCACGACCCGGATGGGCCGGCCCGAAGAGGGCAACACGGTGTCGGACTTCGACGCCGAGGAGCATCGCCGCGGGATCTCGATCTCGTCGAGCGTCATCCCGGTCGAGTACGAGGGCCACAAGCTGAACTTCCTCGACACGCCCGGTTACGCCGACCTCGTCGGCAACGTGAAGAGCGCGCTCACGGCCGCCGAGACGGCGCTGCTCGTCGTCGATGCCGTCGCCGGCGTCGAGGTCGGCACGGAGTTGGCGTGGCAGATGGCGGACGAGCTCGGGCTGGCGAAGGCGGTCGTCCTGAACAAGATGGACCGCGACAACGCGAACTGGAAGGCCGTCCTCGGCCAGCTGCGGGAGAGCTTCCCCGACGCACGCTTCGTGCCGCTCCAGGTGCCGATCGGCCAGTCGGCGACGTTCAACGGCGTCTACCGGCTGATCAGCAAGACGGCCAGCATGGGCGCCGAGGGCAAGGCCGGCGACGCGCCGCCCGATGTCCTCGCCGAGGCGGACGACCTGCGCGAGCAGCTCGTCGAGGCGGCGGCCGAGGGGGACGATGCGCTGATCATGAAGTTCCTGGACGGCGAGACCCTGACGCCGGACGAGATCCGCCACGGACTGCAGGAGGGCGCCAAGGCGGGCAAGTACGTGCCGGTGTACTTCGCGGCGGCGGACAGCGGGATCGGCATCCATGCGTTGCTGCATCAGATCATCACCGCCGCACCGTCGCCCGTCGACGCGCGCCCGGTGGCGGCCGAGCGCGCCGGCAAGCCGGTCGAGCTGACGGCCGACGGGTCCGGGCCGCTGGCGGTGCGGGTGTTCAAGACGATGGCCGACCCGTACGTCGGCAAGCTGCAGTACCTGCGCGTGGTCTCGGGCACGCTCACGGCGGATTCCAAGCTCTGGAACGCGAACCAGGGCGAGGAGGAGCGGATCGGCCCGCTGTACGTCGTGCGCGGCAAAGAGCAGATGACCGTCGGGCGGCTGGTGGCGGGCGATGTCGGGGCGGTGGCCAAGCTGCACCACACGCACACGTTCGATACGCTGACGGACAAGGACGGCGCGGTCACGCTGCCCGCCATTTCGCTGCCGCAGCCGTTGTACGCCGTGGCACTCCACCCCGAGTCGCAAGCCGACGGCGGCAAGATCGGCCCGTCGCTCCAGCGGCTGGTCGAGGAGGACCCCACCTATCGGACCGAGGTGAACGCGCACACGCACGAGCTGACGCTCTCCGGGATGGGCGAGGCGCACATCGACGTCGCGGTGCGGCAGCTGAAGGACAAGTTCGGCGTCAAGGTGACGACGACCGTCCCCAAGGTGCCCTACATGGAGACGATCACGCGCACCGCCTCCGCGCAGTACCGCCACAAGAAGCAGACGGGCGGCGCCGGTCAGTTCGCCGAGGTCCACCTGCGCGTCGAGCCGGCCGAACAGGGCGCCGGCTTCAGTTACGCCAGTCAGATCGTCGGCGGGTCGATCTCGCACTCGTTCATCCCGTCCATCGAGAAGGGCATCCGCCAGGTGCTCCCGCTCGGCGTCATCGCCGCCTGCCCGGTCGTCGACGTCAAGGCGATCGTCTTCGATGGCAAGGAGCACCCGGTCGACTCGAAGGACATCGCCTTCCAGATCGCCGGCCGCGAGGCCTTCAAAGCCGCCGTCCGCGACGCCGGCCCCGTCCTGTTGGAGCCCGTGTTCGACGTCTCGGTCGTCGTCCCGTCCGCCCAGATGGGCGACATCCTGTCCGACATGAACACGCGCCGCGGCATGGTCCAGGGAACCGAGCAGATCGGCAACAAGGCCGTCGTCAATGCCCAGGTGCCGCTCGCCGAGATCCAACGCTACGCGACGGACCTTCGGTCCATGACGCAGGGCCGCGGCTACTTCACCGCCGCGTTCGCCCACTACGCCCGGATGCCGCATGGCGCGGCCGAGCTTGTGATCGCCGAGCGCAGCAAGGATCTGGTGCACCACGACGATTGA
- a CDS encoding ATP-binding protein, whose protein sequence is MILDRPRLLSTLRAALERRPVVVLTGPRQCGKTTLARQFLDPTAPTYFDLEDPRTRALFEEPMTALERLSGLVVIDEVQRAPDLFPLLRVLADRRPLPARFLILGSASGELLHQSSESLAGRVEHVRMGGFTLDEIDPGISNDLWQRGGFPEALLAPNENGSVLWRRAFIDTLVERDLSQWGVRVPATAMRRFWTMVAHYHGQVWNNADPARALGVSEPTVRRYLDVLTDAMVLRQLQPWHANLRKRQVKSPKVYVRDSGLLHELLGIEDHGALLHHPKLGASWEGFAIEQVLATEPHTEAAFWATHQGAEIDLLLRCRGMLFGVECKRIDAPRMTPSIRIALEDLGLDRVAVVYPGDRRYSLADRVEAVPLATLARPGRLFEEEFG, encoded by the coding sequence ATGATCCTGGATCGTCCCCGCCTGCTAAGCACCCTACGAGCCGCGCTCGAGCGCCGGCCGGTCGTGGTATTGACCGGGCCGCGGCAGTGCGGGAAGACCACGCTCGCGCGGCAGTTCCTCGATCCGACGGCGCCCACGTACTTCGACTTGGAAGATCCGCGTACACGTGCCCTGTTCGAGGAACCGATGACGGCGCTCGAGCGGCTCAGCGGTCTCGTGGTCATCGACGAGGTGCAACGGGCTCCGGACCTTTTCCCCCTGCTGCGCGTGCTCGCGGATCGGCGTCCGCTGCCGGCGCGCTTCCTCATCCTCGGGAGCGCGTCGGGAGAGCTGCTGCATCAGAGCTCCGAGAGCCTCGCTGGCCGCGTGGAGCACGTGCGCATGGGGGGCTTCACGCTCGACGAGATCGACCCCGGGATCTCCAACGACCTCTGGCAGCGCGGCGGCTTCCCGGAGGCTCTGCTTGCGCCGAACGAGAACGGCTCCGTCCTCTGGCGGCGCGCCTTCATCGATACCCTGGTCGAGCGCGACCTGTCGCAGTGGGGAGTGCGGGTCCCGGCCACCGCAATGCGCCGCTTCTGGACGATGGTGGCGCACTACCATGGCCAGGTGTGGAACAACGCCGATCCAGCGCGTGCCCTCGGCGTGAGCGAGCCCACGGTGCGCCGGTACCTAGATGTGCTGACCGACGCGATGGTCCTCCGCCAACTGCAGCCGTGGCATGCGAACCTGCGCAAGCGGCAAGTCAAGTCCCCCAAGGTCTACGTGCGGGACTCGGGGCTGCTCCACGAGCTCCTCGGCATCGAGGACCACGGCGCACTGCTGCACCACCCCAAGCTGGGGGCCTCGTGGGAGGGCTTCGCCATCGAGCAGGTGCTGGCCACCGAGCCCCACACGGAGGCGGCGTTCTGGGCGACCCACCAAGGCGCCGAGATCGACCTGTTGCTCCGATGCCGGGGTATGCTGTTCGGCGTCGAGTGCAAGCGCATCGACGCGCCGCGCATGACGCCGTCCATCCGGATCGCCTTGGAGGACTTAGGGCTAGATCGTGTGGCCGTAGTGTATCCCGGGGACCGGCGGTATTCCCTGGCGGACCGAGTGGAGGCCGTACCGCTGGCGACGCTCGCCCGGCCGGGGCGGCTCTTTGAGGAGGAATTCGGGTGA